One region of Salinirubrum litoreum genomic DNA includes:
- a CDS encoding deoxyuridine 5'-triphosphate nucleotidohydrolase, with amino-acid sequence MRSMFRAGDFVAEQVDPVESEQIQPNGVDLTVAGVAEQIDPGRIGREGKEIGERQPVELAEVREDGPATYYLPEGGYVVEYAETIRVPEGHVGFVYPRSSLLRNSCMLNTAVWDAGYEGRGEGLLQVHHDVEIERGARIAQFVLAEANHDGTYDGAYQGERLDEFLPDA; translated from the coding sequence CTGCGGAGTATGTTCCGAGCCGGCGACTTCGTCGCAGAGCAGGTCGATCCCGTCGAGTCCGAGCAGATCCAGCCGAACGGCGTCGATCTGACGGTCGCAGGCGTCGCCGAACAGATCGACCCCGGTCGGATCGGCCGCGAGGGCAAGGAGATCGGCGAACGCCAACCGGTCGAGTTGGCGGAAGTGCGCGAGGACGGTCCGGCGACGTACTACCTGCCCGAAGGGGGCTACGTCGTGGAGTACGCCGAGACGATCCGGGTACCGGAGGGCCACGTCGGCTTCGTCTACCCGCGGTCGTCGCTCCTGCGGAACTCCTGTATGCTGAACACGGCGGTCTGGGACGCCGGCTACGAGGGGAGAGGCGAGGGACTCCTGCAGGTCCACCACGACGTCGAGATCGAACGCGGGGCACGCATCGCCCAGTTCGTGCTCGCGGAGGCGAACCACGACGGCACCTACGACGGCGCGTATCAGGGC
- a CDS encoding KEOPS complex subunit Pcc1, with product MTWSSGDPPHDCHLSVSLSDERRARLVERALAVEVGEIDDARSSATVAREADTVSVHVAAADLVALRAGVNTWTRFLDTAEQMLAVADDA from the coding sequence TTGACGTGGAGTAGCGGCGACCCTCCCCACGACTGCCACCTCTCCGTTTCGCTGTCCGACGAGCGACGCGCACGCCTCGTCGAACGCGCCCTCGCGGTCGAGGTCGGCGAGATCGACGACGCCCGGTCCAGCGCCACGGTCGCCCGCGAGGCCGACACGGTCTCGGTCCACGTCGCCGCCGCCGACCTCGTGGCGCTCCGCGCCGGCGTGAACACCTGGACGCGCTTTCTCGACACCGCCGAGCAGATGCTCGCGGTCGCCGACGACGCCTGA
- a CDS encoding DUF2103 domain-containing protein, translated as MDCRRCHTPLDKPGDYCLVCDTANADAVVADFARDRADLTMLHEDEVVGETTITTVPDDGEETGVIELRNYAGRVADEIRRKRPEVVYAAGDRDALRETRAQLHYEFYRVTGEDLVQSVLERRGERALAVVETPPREKIGGSHSTVIGDRKGRRAISTVAGHPHVKKIVPGPIDAGGKSSQSGLRAKVTRADDNGNVRLLLRDGSSVQENRVVTTAMNRETGERVRDDLNEALREAELQ; from the coding sequence ATGGACTGCCGGCGGTGTCACACCCCCCTCGACAAACCGGGCGACTACTGCCTGGTCTGTGACACCGCAAACGCCGACGCCGTCGTCGCCGACTTCGCCCGGGACCGCGCCGACCTGACGATGCTCCACGAGGACGAGGTGGTCGGCGAGACGACGATCACCACGGTCCCCGACGACGGCGAGGAGACCGGCGTGATCGAACTGCGGAACTACGCCGGCAGAGTCGCCGACGAGATCAGGCGCAAGCGCCCCGAGGTCGTGTACGCCGCCGGGGACCGCGACGCCCTGCGGGAGACCCGCGCGCAACTGCACTACGAGTTCTACCGCGTCACCGGCGAGGACCTCGTCCAGTCGGTGCTCGAACGCCGGGGGGAACGCGCGCTCGCGGTCGTCGAGACGCCACCGCGCGAGAAGATCGGCGGGAGCCACTCCACCGTCATCGGCGACCGGAAGGGTCGGCGGGCGATCAGCACCGTCGCCGGCCACCCGCACGTGAAGAAGATCGTCCCCGGCCCCATCGACGCCGGCGGAAAAAGCTCGCAGTCGGGCCTCCGGGCGAAGGTGACCCGCGCGGACGACAACGGGAACGTGCGACTCCTCCTGCGGGACGGTTCCAGCGTGCAGGAGAACCGCGTGGTGACGACCGCGATGAACCGCGAGACGGGCGAGCGCGTCCGTGACGACCTGAACGAGGCGCTGCGCGAGGCCGAACTGCAGTAA
- the rtcA gene encoding RNA 3'-terminal phosphate cyclase, with translation MLELDGAAGGGQQLRTALSLSLVTGEAFRMTDVRANRPNPGLKHQHRGAVRLAGEIGDADVTGDDVGTTAVEFAPETVASDPVEIDLQTAGSVTLLFDVVLPLAVALDESLTVTAHGGTDVAWSPTADFLRHAKLPLLAEHGLDADLSVARRGFYPAGGGEATLTVHPSDPSPLDLTDRGPVDSVAVYSVASESLADPEVAERQADTAVEALGESAPDLAVAEPRIGYDETASPGSAIAVVADCAPGRAGFDALGEKGVPAEQIAERAVEPLLAWLDGGPERAHAPPVDTHLADQLLVPLALAGGAVRVPRVTDHVRTNCETIRAFGFEVSVAEADDGTAVVSAPR, from the coding sequence ATGCTCGAACTCGACGGCGCGGCCGGCGGCGGCCAGCAACTCAGAACCGCCCTCTCCCTGTCGCTCGTCACCGGCGAGGCCTTCCGGATGACCGACGTGCGCGCCAACCGCCCGAACCCCGGCCTGAAACACCAGCACCGGGGCGCGGTCCGACTCGCCGGTGAGATCGGCGACGCCGACGTGACGGGCGACGACGTCGGCACGACAGCGGTCGAGTTCGCCCCCGAGACGGTCGCCAGCGACCCGGTCGAGATCGACCTCCAGACGGCCGGGAGCGTCACCCTGCTGTTCGACGTCGTCCTCCCACTCGCGGTCGCGCTGGACGAGTCGCTGACCGTCACCGCCCACGGCGGGACCGACGTGGCGTGGTCGCCGACAGCCGACTTCCTCCGGCACGCGAAACTCCCGCTGCTTGCCGAGCACGGTCTCGACGCCGACCTGTCTGTCGCCCGGCGCGGCTTCTACCCCGCCGGCGGCGGCGAGGCGACGCTGACCGTCCACCCGAGCGACCCCAGCCCGCTCGACCTGACCGACCGCGGCCCGGTCGACTCCGTGGCAGTCTACTCGGTCGCCAGCGAGTCGCTGGCCGACCCCGAAGTCGCGGAGCGACAGGCCGACACCGCAGTCGAGGCGCTGGGCGAGAGCGCTCCCGACCTCGCGGTCGCCGAGCCCCGAATCGGCTACGACGAGACCGCATCGCCCGGTTCCGCGATCGCGGTCGTCGCCGACTGTGCGCCGGGGCGGGCGGGGTTCGACGCACTCGGGGAGAAGGGCGTCCCCGCAGAACAGATCGCCGAACGTGCCGTGGAGCCACTGCTGGCGTGGCTCGACGGGGGACCCGAACGTGCCCACGCCCCGCCGGTCGACACACACCTCGCCGATCAACTGCTGGTCCCGCTTGCGCTCGCCGGCGGCGCGGTTCGCGTCCCGCGTGTCACCGACCACGTCCGGACGAACTGCGAGACGATCCGCGCGTTCGGATTCGAGGTGAGCGTGGCGGAAGCCGACGACGGGACCGCCGTGGTGTCGGCACCGAGGTAG
- a CDS encoding DUF3604 domain-containing protein, with amino-acid sequence MDLSSLGSEGPLFKARETVRIFLDRRPPIRDLLASRSPTFDRLHAVVPSTATTGEAVDLTVQAWDEYERLLDDFDGTVSVTATDPDASVPATVRFDAYNGGVRTETGLCFETPGTHYLTLTNEQTGESFHSNPIRVFADEPDFRLYWGDIHLHSILSDGVGSMAKGYRFGRDVMDLDVAAFTDHDTMGFFIPPSLQRKRMHDGLFDRMKRTTEEFHEDGEFVTLFGYEWTKQPNVGGHINVYFDDTQSAELFDSHDPETDTYEKLWARLREWNDAHETDVVSIPHHPAEAMYPFDFSEMAYDDEMAPLVEVYSQWGSSERPGSDGNQYPLEMGQGEMNEPGHYVQDALQMGYRVGMNASADYHGPHPGHSLIHAKPHLPSLSEWLEDGLGWGLIWRVWNERSYPGGLHAFYAPELTREAIFDSLQSRRVYGTTQPHRIVVDFRIDDQRVGEADSEVSIPEADAAREVTVEAAGTAPIERVELVKNNAVWHEYAGTDDPDADLDSYTADLSWTDDAPVEGMRWDEERGTDDDTYYVRLTQADGGMAWAGPIWVTVADADD; translated from the coding sequence ATGGACCTGTCCAGCCTCGGGAGCGAGGGTCCCCTGTTCAAAGCCCGCGAGACAGTCCGCATCTTCCTCGACCGGCGGCCGCCGATCCGCGACCTCCTGGCGAGTCGCTCTCCCACGTTCGATCGACTACACGCGGTCGTCCCCTCGACCGCGACGACCGGCGAGGCGGTCGACCTGACGGTACAGGCGTGGGACGAGTACGAGCGCCTGCTCGACGACTTCGACGGGACGGTCTCGGTGACGGCGACCGACCCCGACGCCTCGGTGCCAGCGACGGTCCGGTTCGACGCCTACAACGGCGGGGTCCGCACCGAGACCGGCCTGTGCTTCGAGACGCCCGGTACGCACTACCTGACGCTGACGAACGAGCAGACCGGCGAGTCGTTCCACAGCAACCCGATCCGCGTCTTCGCGGACGAACCCGACTTTCGGCTCTACTGGGGCGACATCCACCTGCACTCGATCCTCTCTGACGGCGTCGGGTCGATGGCGAAGGGCTACCGGTTCGGTCGTGACGTGATGGACCTCGACGTGGCCGCGTTCACCGACCACGACACGATGGGCTTCTTCATCCCGCCGTCGCTCCAGCGCAAGCGGATGCACGACGGCCTGTTCGACCGGATGAAGCGAACGACCGAGGAGTTCCACGAGGACGGCGAGTTCGTCACGCTGTTCGGCTACGAGTGGACGAAACAGCCCAACGTCGGCGGCCACATCAACGTCTACTTCGACGACACCCAGTCGGCGGAACTGTTCGACTCCCACGACCCCGAGACGGACACCTACGAGAAGCTCTGGGCGCGCCTGCGCGAGTGGAACGACGCCCACGAGACGGACGTCGTCTCCATCCCGCACCACCCGGCCGAGGCGATGTACCCCTTCGACTTCTCCGAGATGGCGTACGACGACGAGATGGCCCCCCTCGTCGAGGTGTACTCCCAGTGGGGCTCCAGCGAGCGACCGGGCAGCGACGGGAACCAGTACCCACTGGAGATGGGGCAAGGGGAGATGAACGAACCGGGCCACTACGTGCAGGACGCCCTCCAGATGGGCTACCGCGTCGGGATGAACGCCTCGGCCGACTACCACGGCCCGCATCCGGGCCACTCGCTGATCCACGCGAAGCCACACCTTCCCTCCCTCTCGGAGTGGCTGGAGGACGGCCTCGGCTGGGGGCTGATCTGGCGCGTCTGGAACGAGCGCTCGTACCCCGGCGGTCTGCACGCCTTCTACGCCCCCGAGTTGACCCGCGAGGCCATCTTCGACAGTCTCCAGTCCCGGCGGGTGTACGGCACGACCCAGCCACACCGCATCGTCGTCGACTTCCGGATCGACGACCAGCGTGTCGGCGAGGCGGACAGCGAGGTGTCGATTCCCGAGGCCGACGCCGCCCGCGAGGTGACCGTCGAGGCGGCCGGGACCGCGCCCATCGAGCGCGTCGAACTGGTCAAGAACAACGCGGTCTGGCACGAGTACGCGGGCACCGACGACCCGGACGCCGACCTCGACAGCTACACCGCCGACCTGTCGTGGACCGACGACGCGCCGGTCGAGGGGATGCGCTGGGACGAGGAGCGCGGGACCGACGACGACACCTACTACGTCCGCCTGACGCAGGCCGACGGTGGGATGGCGTGGGCCGGCCCGATCTGGGTCACGGTCGCGGACGCAGACGACTGA
- a CDS encoding DNA-directed RNA polymerase subunit P: protein MSYKCSRCKRDVELDEYGGVRCPYCGHRVLLKERSRDVKEVDVE, encoded by the coding sequence ATGAGCTACAAGTGCTCCCGCTGTAAGCGCGACGTCGAACTCGACGAGTACGGCGGCGTGCGCTGTCCGTACTGCGGCCACCGCGTCCTGCTGAAGGAACGGTCCCGCGACGTGAAGGAAGTTGACGTGGAGTAG
- a CDS encoding type IV pilin has translation MSSTAGSGDNRAISPVIGVVLMVAIVVALASIFGAIALGFEDKLQEPAPAGAYERAYTASGEGNTDDRPFVVITHQFGQSADASNIRIQDDAGNSIYWEDVWTGGPVVKVGESVHIDGFGSDSVLNPICDAGQTYWIIWEDDDGDALTVQKWTVPRDPRLPPGSPSDSDGDGIPNWC, from the coding sequence ATGTCCTCCACTGCCGGGTCGGGCGACAACAGGGCGATCTCGCCGGTGATCGGGGTCGTGCTGATGGTCGCCATCGTCGTCGCCCTCGCCAGCATCTTCGGAGCCATCGCGCTCGGCTTCGAGGACAAGTTGCAGGAACCGGCCCCCGCAGGAGCGTACGAACGCGCCTACACCGCCAGCGGCGAGGGGAACACCGACGACCGGCCGTTCGTCGTCATCACCCACCAGTTCGGGCAGTCGGCCGACGCGAGCAACATCCGGATCCAGGACGACGCCGGCAACTCGATCTACTGGGAGGACGTGTGGACCGGCGGCCCGGTCGTGAAGGTCGGCGAGTCGGTCCACATCGACGGCTTCGGGAGCGACTCCGTCCTGAACCCGATCTGTGACGCCGGCCAGACCTACTGGATCATCTGGGAGGACGACGACGGCGACGCGCTGACCGTCCAGAAGTGGACCGTCCCACGCGATCCGCGCCTGCCGCCGGGGTCCCCGTCCGACAGCGACGGTGACGGCATCCCGAACTGGTGTTGA
- a CDS encoding 50S ribosomal protein L37ae, translating into MAEKKARTVGSAGRFGARYGRVARKRVSDIEADTNNAKVDGDSVKRIGTGMWKNEETGEVFTGGAYRPQTPGGKQVRRSIRAALSGDDE; encoded by the coding sequence ATGGCCGAGAAGAAGGCACGCACTGTCGGGAGCGCGGGACGGTTCGGCGCACGATACGGGCGCGTCGCCCGCAAGCGCGTCTCCGACATCGAGGCGGACACGAACAACGCGAAGGTCGACGGTGACTCCGTCAAGCGAATCGGCACCGGCATGTGGAAGAACGAGGAGACCGGCGAGGTCTTCACCGGCGGGGCCTACCGCCCGCAGACCCCCGGTGGCAAGCAGGTTCGCCGGTCGATCCGTGCGGCACTCTCCGGCGACGACGAATGA
- a CDS encoding low molecular weight phosphatase family protein encodes MADTTTADLPTGTADDPITVAFVCVQNAGRSQMAAAFAERERDRRALGDRIDVRTGGTDPADHVHEEVVTVLEEVGISVADRTPREIGREELLDVDVVLTMGCSAEGICPATWRGDARDWALDDPDGRPLEAVRAIRDDVEARVAALFDELFGDAE; translated from the coding sequence ATGGCAGACACCACGACGGCCGACCTGCCGACCGGCACAGCCGACGACCCGATCACGGTCGCGTTCGTCTGCGTCCAGAACGCGGGGCGGAGTCAGATGGCGGCCGCGTTCGCCGAACGGGAACGCGACCGCCGAGCACTCGGCGACCGGATCGACGTCAGGACCGGCGGCACCGACCCCGCGGACCACGTTCACGAGGAGGTCGTGACCGTCCTGGAGGAGGTCGGCATCTCGGTCGCCGACCGGACGCCCCGCGAAATCGGCCGCGAGGAACTGCTCGACGTGGACGTGGTGTTGACGATGGGCTGTTCGGCAGAGGGTATCTGTCCTGCGACGTGGCGCGGTGACGCCCGCGACTGGGCGCTCGACGACCCGGACGGCCGGCCACTGGAGGCGGTACGGGCGATTCGAGACGACGTCGAGGCGCGGGTTGCGGCGCTGTTCGACGAACTGTTCGGCGACGCCGAGTGA
- a CDS encoding FxsA family protein: MARTRWYIALLLLIPLSDALLLVVLSQWIQWPVIVALVVLTGLVGMLLVRAEGRATLRSVQRKLATGDLPTNELMDGGMLIAAGAFLLTPGLVTDTLGFLLALPFTRYPIREVLKRFVVKPYLDKKADGFVSGNVWVGGFPQGDDFEQGGPAGQSDFGDDGFGGGGVGGSGSGSGGVGGTEGSGDRTSQSGGSDDVYDVNYRVEEESN; the protein is encoded by the coding sequence ATGGCCCGCACGCGCTGGTACATCGCGCTCCTGCTGTTGATCCCGCTGTCGGACGCCCTCCTCCTGGTCGTCCTCTCGCAGTGGATCCAGTGGCCGGTCATCGTCGCGCTGGTCGTCCTGACGGGACTCGTCGGGATGTTGCTGGTCCGCGCCGAAGGACGGGCGACCCTCCGGAGCGTCCAGCGAAAGCTGGCGACCGGCGACCTGCCGACGAACGAACTGATGGACGGCGGGATGCTGATCGCGGCGGGGGCGTTCCTGCTCACGCCGGGACTCGTCACCGACACGCTCGGCTTCCTGCTCGCACTCCCCTTCACGCGCTACCCGATTCGGGAGGTGCTGAAGCGGTTCGTCGTGAAGCCGTACCTCGACAAGAAGGCAGACGGCTTCGTCTCCGGTAACGTCTGGGTCGGCGGCTTCCCGCAGGGTGACGACTTCGAGCAGGGCGGCCCGGCGGGACAGTCGGACTTCGGCGACGACGGCTTCGGTGGCGGTGGCGTCGGCGGGAGTGGTAGCGGCAGTGGCGGCGTCGGCGGGACCGAAGGCTCCGGTGACCGCACGTCACAGTCCGGTGGCTCCGACGACGTGTACGACGTGAACTACCGCGTCGAAGAGGAGTCGAACTGA